A window of the Thalassospira indica genome harbors these coding sequences:
- a CDS encoding fumarate hydratase, translating to MSDFVYKPMFQQGKDTTPYRKIGDEGVSTVDVNGETYLKVEPEAIEKLTLQAFFDCSHLLRPGHLEQLRKILDDEEATPNDKFVAMDLLKNASIASGGVLPMCQDTGTAIVMGKRGGKVITDGSDEEALSKGIWQAYQKHNLRFSQVSPKNMFEEKNTGSNLPAQIDLYATKGDEYKFMFMAKGGGSANKTFLFQQTKALLNPESLRKFLDEKIRTLGTSACPPYHLAVVIGGTSAEACLKTVKMASARYYDNLPTEGGDHGQAYRDLEWEQKILEMTREMGIGAQFGGKYFCHDVRVIRLPRHGASCPVGLGVSCSADRQILGKITKDGIFIEDLEHDPAKYLPHVTDEHLDDEVVKVDLNRPMDEIRKQLSQYPVKTRLSLTGTVIVARDIAHAKIKERLDAGEEMPEYLKNHPVYYAGPAKTPEGMPSGSFGPTTAGRMDAYVEQFQAAGGSFVMLAKGNRSKAVKDACNKYGGFYLGSIGGPAARLAQDCIKKVEVHEYPELGMEAVWKIEVEDFPAFIVIDDKGNDFFAEFGI from the coding sequence ATGAGTGATTTTGTCTATAAACCCATGTTTCAGCAGGGGAAGGACACCACCCCTTACCGCAAGATCGGGGACGAGGGTGTTTCGACCGTTGACGTCAATGGCGAGACCTATTTGAAAGTCGAGCCCGAGGCGATCGAGAAACTGACCCTTCAGGCTTTCTTTGATTGCTCGCACCTTTTGCGTCCGGGGCATCTCGAACAGCTGCGCAAAATCCTTGATGACGAAGAAGCCACCCCGAATGACAAGTTCGTGGCGATGGATCTTTTGAAGAACGCCTCCATCGCATCGGGCGGTGTTTTGCCGATGTGTCAGGATACCGGTACGGCCATCGTCATGGGCAAACGCGGTGGCAAGGTCATCACCGATGGTTCCGATGAAGAAGCCCTGTCCAAAGGCATCTGGCAGGCCTATCAGAAACACAATCTGCGGTTCTCGCAGGTATCGCCGAAAAATATGTTCGAGGAAAAGAATACCGGCTCGAACCTTCCGGCACAGATTGATCTCTATGCGACCAAGGGCGATGAATACAAATTCATGTTCATGGCCAAGGGCGGCGGGTCTGCCAACAAAACCTTCCTGTTTCAGCAGACCAAGGCGCTTTTGAACCCGGAAAGCCTGCGCAAGTTTTTGGATGAAAAAATCCGTACGCTCGGCACCTCTGCCTGCCCGCCTTACCATCTGGCAGTTGTCATTGGCGGTACCTCTGCGGAAGCGTGTCTGAAGACCGTGAAAATGGCGTCAGCGCGTTATTACGATAACCTTCCGACCGAAGGTGGCGATCATGGTCAGGCCTATCGCGATCTGGAATGGGAACAGAAAATCCTTGAGATGACCCGCGAAATGGGCATCGGCGCGCAGTTCGGCGGCAAGTATTTCTGCCACGATGTGCGTGTGATCCGTCTGCCGCGTCATGGCGCAAGCTGCCCGGTTGGTTTGGGTGTGTCGTGCTCTGCCGACCGTCAGATTCTGGGTAAAATCACCAAGGACGGTATCTTCATCGAGGATCTCGAACATGATCCGGCGAAGTACCTGCCGCATGTCACCGATGAGCATCTTGATGACGAAGTGGTCAAGGTTGACCTGAACCGTCCGATGGACGAAATCCGCAAGCAGCTGTCGCAATACCCGGTCAAAACCCGTCTTTCCTTGACCGGCACCGTGATCGTGGCCCGCGATATCGCGCATGCCAAAATCAAGGAACGCCTTGATGCCGGTGAAGAGATGCCGGAATACCTTAAAAACCATCCGGTTTATTATGCCGGTCCGGCCAAAACGCCGGAAGGGATGCCGTCCGGATCGTTCGGCCCGACCACGGCCGGTCGTATGGATGCCTATGTCGAACAGTTCCAGGCCGCTGGCGGCTCGTTCGTGATGCTTGCCAAGGGTAACCGTTCAAAGGCGGTCAAGGATGCGTGCAACAAGTATGGCGGGTTCTATCTGGGCTCTATCGGTGGTCCGGCCGCCCGTCTGGCACAGGATTGCATCAAGAAGGTCGAAGTCCATGAATATCCGGAACTTGGCATGGAAGCCGTCTGGAAGATCGAAGTCGAAGACTTCCCGGCCTTCATCGTGATTGATGACAAGGG
- a CDS encoding SURF1 family protein, protein MSDDRVSAAASDSPKRGPSTTTRIVVLMLAAILFSGFCALGYWQVERRAWKLDLIERVDGRVHGDAVAAPTRDDWENVTRARDEYRKVSVMGTYRNDLETQVYTATDYGAGYWVLTPLMRDDGTIVMVNRGFVPTEKRAPDTRAEGMVVGEVTVTGLLRINEPVGTFIRDNVPSEERWYSRDVKAMATKRGLDATNVAPYFIDGDGAENPAKLPLGGLTKIRFPNNHLTYALTWFGLALLTLVAAWIVLRPRKRSDSDD, encoded by the coding sequence ATGTCCGACGATCGCGTTTCCGCTGCTGCATCCGATAGCCCGAAAAGAGGCCCGTCAACGACGACCAGAATTGTCGTTCTGATGTTGGCTGCCATCCTGTTTTCGGGGTTCTGCGCCCTTGGTTACTGGCAGGTGGAACGCCGGGCCTGGAAACTTGATCTGATCGAACGGGTCGATGGGCGTGTGCATGGTGATGCGGTTGCCGCACCCACGCGTGATGACTGGGAAAATGTAACCCGCGCACGCGATGAATATCGCAAGGTCAGTGTGATGGGCACCTATCGCAACGATCTTGAAACGCAGGTCTATACTGCCACTGATTACGGGGCGGGCTACTGGGTTCTGACACCGCTGATGCGGGATGATGGCACGATTGTCATGGTTAATCGCGGTTTCGTTCCGACCGAAAAGAGAGCCCCTGACACGCGGGCTGAGGGCATGGTTGTGGGCGAAGTCACCGTGACCGGCCTGCTTCGGATCAACGAGCCGGTTGGCACCTTTATCCGTGATAATGTGCCCTCTGAGGAACGCTGGTATTCACGCGATGTAAAGGCGATGGCCACCAAGCGGGGGCTGGACGCGACCAACGTCGCGCCATATTTCATTGACGGTGACGGGGCAGAAAACCCGGCCAAGCTGCCACTGGGTGGCCTGACCAAAATTCGCTTCCCCAACAACCACCTGACCTATGCCCTGACATGGTTTGGCTTGGCATTGCTGACACTTGTCGCGGCGTGGATTGTACTGCGCCCGCGCAAGAGATCAGATAGCGACGATTGA
- a CDS encoding SspB family protein, whose protein sequence is MQEPEEFRYDLMVDQALRGVVKDILARVAEEGLFGEHHYYITFQTNHPGVALPESQRKAHPDNITVVLQHRFWDLKSEDDHFSVGMSFDGMPTTVVVPYDAMLAFVDPSANFMLTFSVEEEMDDADFDYDEDDDLDADLIEGEDGAPTLVTEPSKSRKKHKPDANETGEVIALDAFRKK, encoded by the coding sequence ATGCAAGAACCGGAAGAATTCCGCTACGATCTTATGGTCGACCAGGCGCTGCGCGGTGTGGTGAAAGATATCCTCGCGCGTGTGGCCGAAGAGGGCCTTTTCGGAGAGCATCACTATTACATCACGTTCCAGACCAACCATCCCGGTGTGGCCCTGCCTGAAAGTCAGCGCAAGGCGCATCCAGACAACATCACGGTTGTCTTGCAACACCGGTTCTGGGATCTGAAATCCGAAGATGATCACTTCTCGGTCGGAATGAGCTTTGATGGCATGCCGACCACGGTTGTCGTGCCCTATGACGCGATGCTGGCCTTTGTCGATCCGTCCGCCAACTTCATGCTGACATTCAGTGTCGAAGAAGAAATGGATGACGCAGATTTCGACTATGACGAAGATGATGATCTTGATGCCGATCTGATTGAAGGCGAAGACGGTGCGCCGACGCTCGTGACCGAGCCATCCAAATCGCGCAAAAAACACAAGCCGGATGCCAATGAAACCGGCGAGGTCATCGCACTTGATGCGTTCCGCAAGAAATAG
- a CDS encoding dihydrofolate reductase — protein sequence MADQKIERVAVVAAAANGAIGKDGWMPWELPEDLKRFKALTLGKPMIIGRVTFEAIGRPLPKRTSIVVTRDTDWSFDHENVRVCHTIEEAIELADEIAVRDGVNEVIIGGGAQIYHLALPFTTRYELTEVHAEIEGDTFLDPLPADQWRETKRQKIDNPDGPDYSFVTLDRIAS from the coding sequence ATGGCGGATCAAAAGATCGAACGGGTTGCCGTGGTTGCCGCAGCCGCCAATGGCGCAATTGGCAAGGATGGCTGGATGCCTTGGGAACTGCCCGAAGACCTTAAACGGTTCAAGGCACTCACCCTTGGCAAGCCGATGATCATCGGGCGTGTGACATTCGAGGCCATCGGTCGTCCTCTTCCCAAACGCACATCAATTGTTGTGACCCGTGACACCGACTGGTCCTTTGACCACGAAAATGTGAGGGTTTGTCACACTATCGAAGAAGCCATTGAATTGGCAGACGAAATCGCCGTGCGGGATGGTGTCAATGAAGTGATCATTGGCGGGGGTGCGCAGATTTATCACCTCGCCCTGCCGTTCACGACACGTTACGAGCTGACCGAAGTCCATGCCGAGATCGAGGGCGACACCTTCCTTGATCCGCTGCCCGCTGATCAATGGCGTGAAACCAAGCGTCAGAAGATCGATAATCCTGACGGGCCGGATTACAGCTTTGTCACACTGGATCGGATCGCGTCGTAA
- a CDS encoding class I SAM-dependent methyltransferase — protein MIRSDTFWDSAADKYARKPIGNEAAYAQTLDRTRVYLSPDQNVLEIGCGTGTTALKLAHSVGQLTATDISARMIEIAQGKAKDQATNNVTFAQKTIDNIGKGAERFDVVLGFNILHLLDQPEVAIAALHKVIKPGGMLITKTPCLGEKLWYLKPLIWVMQKIGKAPHVHFLNYARLDGMIQSAGFDIIETGSYPASTGSRFIVAKRV, from the coding sequence ATGATACGCAGCGACACGTTCTGGGACTCTGCCGCCGACAAATACGCCCGCAAACCAATCGGCAACGAGGCCGCCTATGCGCAAACCCTTGATCGCACGCGCGTCTATCTTTCCCCGGACCAGAACGTGCTTGAAATCGGCTGTGGGACCGGCACCACGGCCCTGAAGCTTGCCCATAGTGTCGGGCAGCTGACAGCCACCGATATTTCCGCACGCATGATCGAAATTGCCCAAGGCAAGGCCAAAGATCAGGCGACCAACAATGTCACCTTCGCCCAAAAGACGATTGATAATATCGGCAAAGGGGCAGAGCGCTTTGACGTGGTGCTTGGCTTTAACATCCTGCATCTGCTTGATCAGCCGGAAGTTGCCATTGCGGCGCTACATAAGGTCATCAAGCCGGGTGGCATGCTCATTACCAAAACGCCCTGCCTTGGTGAAAAGCTTTGGTATCTCAAGCCCCTGATCTGGGTCATGCAGAAAATTGGCAAGGCGCCGCACGTTCATTTTCTGAATTATGCCCGCCTCGATGGCATGATCCAATCTGCCGGGTTTGACATCATCGAAACCGGCTCCTATCCGGCCAGCACCGGATCACGTTTCATCGTCGCCAAACGGGTTTAA
- a CDS encoding TetR/AcrR family transcriptional regulator, giving the protein MPRPRAFDEESVLDNAMNIFWSKGFEATSIQDLVDETGLNRASMYASFGDKKALFLRVLDHYSQKISAERFADLRNIEDGRAAIEKTFRDAAKTGTAEGRHKGCLMVNSGMELAPHDPETAAIAHQAFRRAEDTFAAALNRAIGQGKITKGKNVRALARFLAGSFQGVQLMSRRGADQETLNDYCETILAALD; this is encoded by the coding sequence ATGCCACGGCCACGTGCGTTTGATGAAGAAAGCGTTCTTGATAACGCCATGAACATCTTCTGGAGCAAGGGGTTTGAAGCCACCTCCATTCAGGATCTGGTGGATGAAACCGGCCTGAACCGGGCGAGCATGTATGCAAGCTTTGGCGACAAGAAGGCACTGTTTCTGCGTGTCCTTGATCATTACAGCCAGAAAATCAGTGCTGAACGCTTTGCCGATCTGCGCAATATCGAAGATGGTCGCGCCGCGATTGAAAAGACATTCCGTGACGCGGCCAAAACCGGCACCGCAGAAGGACGGCACAAAGGCTGCCTGATGGTGAATTCGGGCATGGAGCTTGCCCCGCACGATCCGGAAACCGCCGCCATCGCCCATCAGGCATTCCGTCGGGCCGAGGATACCTTTGCCGCCGCACTGAACCGCGCAATTGGTCAGGGAAAAATTACCAAAGGCAAGAATGTCCGCGCCCTTGCGCGCTTTTTGGCTGGATCGTTTCAGGGGGTTCAACTGATGTCGCGCCGTGGTGCGGATCAGGAAACCTTGAACGACTATTGCGAAACCATTCTGGCCGCACTCGACTAA
- a CDS encoding thymidylate synthase: protein MQQYLDLMRLVRDTGTRKEDRTGTGTVSIFGHQMRFDLSEGFPLVTTKKLHLKSIIHELLWFLDGDTNVKYLQDNGVRIWNEWADENGDLGPVYGGQWRSWRGANGETIDQITGLIDQIKNNPDSRRLIVSAWNVADVPNMALPPCHCLFQFYVADGKLSCQLYQRSADIFLGVPFNIASYALLTMMIAQVCDLDVGDFVHTLGDAHLYTNHLDQVEEQLSRDTRPLPTMKINPAVKSIFDFKYDDFELVGYNPHPHIAGKVAV from the coding sequence ATGCAGCAATATCTTGATCTGATGCGTCTGGTGCGTGACACCGGGACGCGCAAGGAAGACCGGACGGGTACTGGCACGGTTTCGATCTTTGGTCACCAGATGCGCTTTGACCTTTCCGAAGGTTTCCCGCTGGTCACTACCAAAAAGCTGCATCTGAAATCGATCATTCATGAATTGCTGTGGTTCCTGGATGGCGACACCAACGTCAAATACCTTCAAGACAATGGTGTGCGCATCTGGAACGAATGGGCTGATGAAAACGGTGACCTTGGCCCGGTTTATGGTGGCCAGTGGCGTTCATGGCGCGGGGCCAATGGCGAAACCATCGACCAGATCACCGGCCTGATTGACCAGATCAAAAACAATCCCGATTCCCGCCGCCTGATCGTGTCGGCTTGGAACGTTGCGGACGTGCCCAACATGGCACTGCCGCCGTGTCACTGCCTGTTCCAGTTCTATGTGGCTGATGGCAAATTGTCCTGTCAGCTGTATCAGCGCAGTGCGGATATCTTCCTGGGTGTGCCGTTCAACATTGCGTCCTATGCGCTTCTGACCATGATGATTGCGCAGGTCTGTGATCTGGACGTCGGTGATTTTGTCCATACCCTTGGCGATGCGCATCTTTACACCAACCACCTTGATCAGGTCGAAGAACAGCTGTCGCGTGATACCCGCCCGCTTCCGACCATGAAGATCAATCCCGCCGTCAAATCGATCTTTGATTTCAAGTATGATGATTTCGAACTGGTTGGTTACAACCCGCATCCGCATATTGCTGGCAAGGTTGCTGTTTGA
- the cyoC gene encoding cytochrome o ubiquinol oxidase subunit III — protein sequence MANNTAAQTEMPVFYLKEEHHPETGTMLGFWIYLMSDCLIFGILFATYAVIGQNYAAGPSPADLFDLELVAINTSMLLFSSITYGFAMLAMEKGSIKGTQIWLAITGLFGVAFVGLEIYEFHHLWSLGATPMRSGFLSAFYTLVATHGLHVTFGIIWLVTLMVQVAQRGLIVENKRRLMCLSMFWHFLDVIWIGVFSVVYLLGVLG from the coding sequence ATGGCGAATAACACTGCCGCACAGACCGAAATGCCGGTCTTTTACCTGAAAGAAGAGCATCACCCGGAAACCGGGACGATGCTTGGCTTCTGGATCTATCTGATGAGCGATTGCCTCATCTTTGGGATTCTGTTTGCAACCTATGCCGTTATTGGCCAGAACTATGCCGCAGGTCCTTCGCCTGCTGATCTGTTTGATCTCGAACTGGTAGCGATCAACACGTCGATGTTGCTGTTTTCCTCGATCACCTATGGCTTTGCCATGCTGGCGATGGAAAAGGGCAGCATCAAGGGAACGCAGATTTGGCTGGCGATTACCGGCCTGTTTGGCGTCGCGTTCGTGGGGCTGGAAATCTATGAGTTCCATCACCTCTGGAGCCTGGGGGCGACCCCGATGCGCAGTGGTTTCCTCTCGGCGTTCTACACGCTGGTGGCGACCCACGGTTTGCATGTGACCTTTGGCATCATCTGGCTTGTGACCCTGATGGTTCAGGTCGCCCAGCGTGGCCTGATCGTTGAGAACAAGCGCCGTCTGATGTGCCTGTCGATGTTCTGGCACTTCCTTGACGTGATCTGGATCGGTGTCTTCTCCGTTGTTTACCTGCTGGGAGTTCTGGGATGA
- a CDS encoding cytochrome o ubiquinol oxidase subunit IV, translating to MSAHSHAHDGHHDGGASHGTYKSYVIGFVLSVILTAIPFWLVMDGVLDSKVATALWVMGLGVIQIIVHMVYFLHMNTKSEGGWNMLALIFTLVIVAIAIAGSLWVMYHLNTNMMPQMDHDMIPSFG from the coding sequence ATGAGCGCACATTCACACGCACATGATGGCCATCATGATGGCGGGGCGTCGCATGGCACCTATAAAAGCTATGTGATCGGGTTCGTTCTGTCGGTCATTCTGACCGCGATCCCGTTCTGGCTTGTCATGGACGGTGTTCTGGACAGCAAGGTTGCAACCGCCCTTTGGGTGATGGGACTTGGTGTGATTCAGATCATTGTTCACATGGTCTATTTCCTGCACATGAACACCAAATCCGAAGGCGGGTGGAACATGCTGGCACTGATCTTTACCCTTGTGATCGTGGCCATCGCCATCGCCGGGTCGCTGTGGGTAATGTATCACCTTAACACCAACATGATGCCGCAGATGGATCACGATATGATCCCAAGCTTCGGCTAG
- a CDS encoding DUF2235 domain-containing protein encodes MAKRRLIVFFDGTWQEPANTPEPTNVVKLLRAVPSSDKDVSQIVFYDRGVGTGDVIDKIRGGAFGNGLLENVVDGYRFLGNNYQPGDEIFIFGFSRGAFTARSLAGLIGLCGLLKPPYLGHPLQTDIAKIASSDLSPEAKRTKISTLDIKTQPDVPIECVGVWDTVGSLGIPGDLGRRLIPAKYHFYDVQLGGHVRVALHAMAIDEKRSAFSPTLWVKEKGTKLPDKQIVEQVWFPGVHSNVGGSYDDCRLSDITLDWMIKRLKKHTKLKLDESHLKTKLAPSVDGRGYESRTMLYASSRLYPYQRLIEQITPETRNFWDKLRIKCPNFDRRNIIPDGLETINEAIHVSALERWNISTGVLHDNSHEGSLERVLYRPPNLNAVLKAHYAGKRTPNIINWSGATMRKDIPWPDQSTLE; translated from the coding sequence ATGGCCAAACGCAGACTGATTGTATTTTTCGACGGCACCTGGCAGGAGCCTGCCAACACACCTGAACCGACCAACGTCGTCAAACTTCTGCGTGCCGTACCGAGCAGCGACAAGGATGTTTCGCAGATCGTGTTCTATGATCGCGGGGTCGGGACTGGCGATGTGATCGATAAAATTCGCGGTGGTGCGTTTGGTAACGGGTTGCTTGAAAACGTCGTTGATGGCTATCGCTTTCTTGGCAACAACTATCAACCCGGCGACGAGATCTTTATCTTTGGATTTTCGCGTGGTGCCTTTACCGCGCGCAGTCTGGCGGGATTGATCGGGCTCTGTGGTCTTTTAAAACCACCCTATCTCGGCCATCCGCTCCAGACCGATATCGCGAAAATTGCCAGCTCGGACCTATCGCCAGAGGCAAAACGCACCAAGATTTCGACCCTTGATATCAAAACCCAACCGGATGTGCCAATTGAATGCGTCGGCGTTTGGGACACAGTCGGGTCGCTTGGCATTCCGGGCGACCTTGGACGCCGCCTGATCCCGGCGAAGTATCATTTTTACGATGTGCAGCTTGGCGGGCACGTTCGGGTTGCCCTGCATGCAATGGCGATTGACGAGAAACGCAGTGCCTTTTCACCAACGCTGTGGGTCAAGGAAAAGGGCACCAAATTGCCGGACAAACAGATTGTCGAACAAGTCTGGTTCCCCGGCGTACACAGCAATGTTGGCGGGTCTTACGATGATTGCAGGCTATCTGACATCACGCTCGACTGGATGATCAAGCGACTCAAGAAACACACCAAGCTCAAGCTTGATGAGTCACACCTTAAGACCAAACTGGCCCCGTCGGTCGACGGGCGCGGGTATGAAAGCCGCACCATGCTTTATGCGAGCTCCCGCCTTTATCCCTATCAGCGCCTGATCGAACAGATTACACCGGAAACCCGAAACTTCTGGGACAAACTGCGCATCAAATGTCCGAACTTTGACCGTCGGAACATCATCCCGGATGGGCTTGAGACGATCAATGAGGCCATCCATGTCAGCGCACTGGAACGTTGGAATATCTCTACCGGCGTCTTGCATGACAATTCGCACGAAGGGTCGCTTGAACGCGTGCTGTATCGCCCGCCTAACCTGAATGCGGTGCTTAAGGCCCATTATGCCGGTAAACGTACGCCCAACATCATCAACTGGAGCGGCGCGACCATGCGCAAGGACATTCCATGGCCCGATCAATCGACCCTGGAATAA
- a CDS encoding peroxiredoxin-like family protein, producing the protein MSVITPLMPRQKVPSLSVPLVGGGTWSLADQSPENFTMVVFYRGLHCPICGKYLKDLDSKLADFAKRGVNVVVVSSDGEDRATEAKAKWELENVDLGYGLDLDNAREWGLYISTSNGVTSSGYEEPAVFSEPGLFLVRPDGTLYFGTVQTMPFARPAFDQILGALDFVIAKNYPARGEVIDHTNP; encoded by the coding sequence ATGTCTGTCATTACCCCGCTGATGCCGCGCCAGAAGGTGCCATCCCTGTCCGTCCCGCTTGTCGGTGGCGGCACATGGTCGCTTGCCGACCAAAGCCCGGAAAACTTCACCATGGTCGTTTTCTATCGCGGCCTGCATTGCCCGATCTGCGGCAAGTATCTCAAGGATCTTGATAGCAAGCTTGCAGACTTTGCCAAGCGCGGCGTGAATGTCGTTGTTGTTTCGTCCGATGGCGAAGATCGCGCGACCGAAGCCAAGGCGAAGTGGGAGCTTGAGAACGTTGACCTTGGCTATGGCTTGGATCTTGATAACGCGCGCGAATGGGGTCTTTATATCTCGACCTCCAACGGTGTGACGTCGAGTGGTTATGAAGAACCGGCTGTTTTCTCGGAACCTGGCCTGTTTTTGGTGCGTCCGGATGGCACGCTATATTTCGGGACTGTTCAGACCATGCCGTTTGCCCGTCCGGCGTTTGATCAGATCCTTGGCGCGCTTGATTTCGTGATTGCCAAAAACTATCCGGCACGCGGCGAAGTGATTGATCATACAAATCCCTAA
- a CDS encoding glutathione S-transferase family protein — protein sequence MPSQRNLTFYHAVPSRSGTVHWMLQELGIPFDVKLIDIRGGEGQTPEFLALNPLGKVPTIVHGDTVVTEAAAICCYLADLYPEAGLAPALDDPKRGEYLRWLFFSPATIEPALIDRVRQYKAEDSSQNSYRDWETLVPILVDFVGKADPWLMGKNFTTVDVVFGSTIRFGCMFGILPKYPEFEAYIARIDARPAYRRAQELDAPHFAAAMAG from the coding sequence ATGCCATCACAGCGGAACTTGACCTTTTATCACGCCGTACCATCACGCAGCGGTACCGTACATTGGATGTTGCAGGAACTGGGCATCCCGTTTGATGTCAAACTAATCGACATCCGGGGTGGGGAAGGGCAAACGCCGGAATTCCTAGCACTCAATCCGCTTGGTAAAGTGCCAACCATCGTGCATGGCGATACTGTCGTAACAGAGGCAGCTGCTATTTGCTGTTATCTTGCAGATCTGTATCCCGAGGCTGGTCTGGCCCCGGCATTGGATGATCCGAAACGCGGCGAATATCTGCGTTGGTTGTTCTTTTCACCGGCAACCATCGAACCGGCCCTGATTGACCGTGTACGCCAGTACAAGGCGGAAGACAGCAGCCAGAATTCCTATCGCGACTGGGAAACGCTGGTGCCCATTCTGGTCGATTTTGTTGGCAAGGCCGACCCGTGGCTGATGGGGAAGAACTTCACCACCGTTGATGTGGTGTTTGGTTCGACCATTCGGTTTGGCTGCATGTTCGGCATTCTGCCGAAATATCCGGAATTCGAGGCCTACATCGCCCGGATTGATGCCCGCCCGGCCTATCGGCGTGCACAGGAACTGGATGCGCCGCATTTTGCCGCTGCAATGGCGGGTTAA
- a CDS encoding putative glycolipid-binding domain-containing protein — MQKAVQWVDWDGNGLEHCVCQSDPDGIELEGVVVGTRHGHYGGSYLVVTDAMFATREVKVSYVGGAQMHVTSDGKGNWFDCIAKRELPSLAGCFDVDIGITPATNMLPIKRLKLAEGEAREISAAYVPLPSQIEGDFLPRSAPQRYTCLIPDRRYRYEGLFRNFSAELEIDDMGLVIDYPDTFRRV; from the coding sequence TTGCAAAAAGCTGTTCAGTGGGTTGATTGGGATGGAAACGGTCTTGAGCACTGTGTCTGTCAGTCAGATCCGGACGGGATAGAGCTTGAAGGAGTCGTGGTCGGGACGCGGCATGGTCATTATGGCGGGTCTTACCTTGTGGTGACGGATGCGATGTTTGCCACCCGTGAAGTGAAGGTAAGTTATGTCGGCGGGGCGCAGATGCATGTGACCTCGGACGGCAAGGGAAACTGGTTTGACTGCATTGCAAAGCGTGAATTGCCGTCTTTGGCGGGGTGCTTTGATGTCGATATCGGCATAACGCCCGCGACAAACATGCTTCCGATCAAACGATTAAAACTGGCCGAGGGCGAAGCGCGGGAAATTTCGGCTGCCTATGTGCCGCTTCCAAGCCAGATAGAGGGCGATTTCCTGCCACGTAGCGCACCACAACGTTACACCTGTCTGATCCCGGATCGTCGTTACCGCTATGAGGGGCTGTTTCGCAATTTCTCAGCAGAGCTTGAGATCGATGATATGGGGCTTGTGATCGATTATCCCGATACGTTCCGTCGGGTGTGA